One Ignavibacterium album JCM 16511 genomic region harbors:
- a CDS encoding proline dehydrogenase family protein, whose protein sequence is MNILNQLIVSIVQMMPKNIVGFFSRKYIAGETLEDGIKVVKQLNAKGIYATMDVLGEAVKNKEESIDAKNKAMEVLNAIEKYKLMANLSIKPTQMGLLIDEEFAYQQILDLVKRAHEINNFVRIDMEDSSTTDMTINLYKRIYQQYKNVGVVIQAYLKRSFDDVVVLNKLGTNYRLCKGIYVEPASIAIKDRQAIRENYLKILKQMFIDGNYVGIATHDKYLIDEAYKMIREMNIPKDKFEFQMLLGVREDLRDKINSDGYKIRVYVPFGKDWYAYSVRRLKENPSIAGHIVKSFLTFGKR, encoded by the coding sequence GTGAATATCCTCAATCAACTCATCGTTAGCATCGTTCAGATGATGCCTAAAAATATCGTAGGCTTCTTTTCCAGAAAATATATTGCAGGTGAAACTTTAGAAGACGGAATAAAAGTAGTTAAGCAACTAAATGCTAAAGGAATTTATGCTACTATGGATGTGCTTGGTGAAGCTGTAAAGAATAAAGAAGAATCAATTGACGCAAAAAATAAAGCAATGGAAGTCCTTAATGCTATTGAAAAATATAAACTGATGGCAAATCTTTCAATTAAACCAACACAAATGGGTTTATTGATTGATGAAGAATTTGCATATCAGCAGATTCTTGATCTTGTTAAGCGCGCTCACGAGATAAATAATTTTGTTCGCATTGATATGGAAGATTCTTCTACTACTGATATGACAATTAATTTATACAAACGAATTTATCAGCAATATAAGAATGTCGGCGTTGTAATTCAGGCATATCTGAAGAGGTCATTTGATGATGTGGTTGTACTCAATAAACTCGGAACAAACTATCGGTTATGCAAAGGCATTTATGTTGAACCGGCTTCAATTGCAATCAAAGATCGTCAGGCGATAAGAGAAAATTATTTAAAAATTTTGAAGCAAATGTTTATTGATGGAAATTATGTTGGCATCGCTACTCACGATAAATATCTGATTGATGAAGCATACAAAATGATTCGCGAAATGAATATCCCAAAAGATAAATTTGAATTTCAGATGTTACTTGGCGTTAGAGAAGACTTACGTGATAAAATCAACAGTGACGGATATAAAATTCGTGTCTATGTTCCGTTTGGAAAAGACTGGTACGCTTACTCAGTAAGAAGATTAAAAGAAAACCCGAGCATTGCAGGGCACATTGTTAAAAGTTTTTTAACATTTGGTAAAAGATGA
- the tsaD gene encoding tRNA (adenosine(37)-N6)-threonylcarbamoyltransferase complex transferase subunit TsaD: MIVLGIETSCDETSVAVIKDGLLTANLISSQHFHKNFGGVVPELSSRAHLQIVNPLVKSALEKSSVKLEDIDLIAATAGPGLIGALLVGLTYAKGLSLSLNKKFVAVNHIEGHIFSGFLMEEKPEFPFLALVVSGGHTLLLLVKNFIEIYKLGSTVDDAAGEAFDKVSKLLGLGYPGGPKIQKAAEGGDAFRINFPIAELKEPYNFSFSGLKTAVLRYVQQQGGIQNLDEQHIKDIAASFQMAVIKALIQKLKRAIKSFDVKSVSIVGGVAANSLLKEKATELAYEFNNKIVIPRLEFCGDNAAMIAFRAQTLFESGITHKLDYKPYPALDENSFLSL; encoded by the coding sequence ATGATTGTATTAGGAATTGAAACTTCGTGTGATGAAACATCTGTAGCTGTAATTAAAGATGGTCTGCTCACTGCAAATTTAATTTCCTCTCAGCATTTTCATAAAAATTTTGGTGGTGTTGTTCCTGAACTATCAAGCAGAGCACATCTTCAGATAGTTAACCCGCTTGTTAAATCAGCTTTAGAGAAATCATCTGTTAAACTTGAAGATATTGATTTAATTGCTGCCACAGCTGGTCCTGGATTAATTGGTGCTTTGCTTGTCGGACTTACTTATGCGAAAGGACTTTCACTAAGTCTGAACAAAAAGTTCGTTGCAGTTAATCATATTGAAGGACATATCTTTTCCGGTTTTTTGATGGAAGAGAAACCGGAATTTCCTTTTCTCGCACTTGTTGTTTCAGGTGGGCATACTCTACTTCTGCTTGTAAAAAATTTCATTGAAATTTATAAACTTGGTTCCACAGTTGATGATGCTGCTGGCGAAGCTTTTGATAAAGTTTCAAAGCTGCTTGGACTTGGTTATCCCGGCGGACCAAAAATTCAGAAAGCTGCAGAAGGAGGAGATGCTTTCAGAATTAATTTCCCAATTGCAGAACTTAAAGAACCATATAATTTTTCTTTCAGTGGTTTGAAAACTGCAGTGCTAAGATATGTTCAGCAGCAAGGTGGAATTCAAAATCTGGATGAGCAGCATATTAAAGATATTGCAGCATCATTTCAGATGGCTGTTATTAAAGCTCTTATTCAAAAGTTAAAAAGAGCTATTAAAAGTTTTGATGTGAAATCAGTTTCAATTGTGGGTGGAGTAGCTGCTAATTCTTTACTAAAAGAAAAAGCAACGGAACTTGCTTATGAATTTAACAACAAGATTGTTATTCCTCGACTTGAATTCTGTGGTGATAATGCAGCTATGATTGCTTTCCGTGCACAGACTTTGTTTGAAAGTGGTATCACTCATAAACTTGATTACAAACCTTATCCGGCACTGGATGAAAATTCTTTCCTTTCATTATAA
- a CDS encoding chorismate mutase, whose product MKLKLDELRKLIDEVDNELKKNLSARVNLIEAVAEIKKYLGSSTFDAKREEEIFNRISDKLEGNKLHYIQNVFERIIDESRSLQRKILGRK is encoded by the coding sequence TTGAAATTAAAACTTGATGAGTTAAGAAAACTGATTGATGAAGTAGATAATGAATTGAAGAAAAATCTTTCAGCGCGTGTCAATTTAATCGAGGCAGTTGCCGAAATTAAAAAATATCTTGGCTCATCAACATTTGATGCTAAAAGGGAAGAAGAAATTTTTAATCGCATTTCTGATAAACTTGAAGGCAATAAACTTCATTATATTCAGAATGTCTTTGAAAGAATAATTGACGAATCACGATCTCTTCAAAGAAAAATTCTCGGAAGAAAATAA
- the mltG gene encoding endolytic transglycosylase MltG, which translates to MTNKKTNILTKNQWIFVFLVFVTLILSGYYVLYSPNNYHLEQPLIFEIKSGESFQSVTDRLNSLGIVPNKTVFRIVAFVYGAETKVKAARFKIENGLSYLDLLDLLIFGPADYLRSIRINDGQTIKWLSGKVRRDLRMDSTAFYQKAHDKEFIASLGLDVPSLEGYLFSKSYQIYERSDPEEVLKIFYDALKEFWTDTLQQRADSIKLSMHQVLTLASIIKGETNEIDEMPRISGVYHNRLRKGMKLQADPTVQYLMKNGWKRLTYQDLNIDSPYNTYRYFGLPPAPINNPGANAILAALYPEKHDYYFFVADGKGKHKFAKNYSEHLKNVREYRKWLSQ; encoded by the coding sequence ATGACGAATAAGAAAACGAACATATTAACAAAAAATCAGTGGATTTTTGTTTTCCTTGTTTTTGTAACTCTTATACTTTCAGGTTATTACGTACTTTACTCTCCGAATAATTATCATCTCGAACAACCTCTTATTTTTGAAATTAAGAGTGGTGAATCATTTCAATCCGTAACCGACAGATTAAATTCATTAGGGATCGTTCCGAATAAAACTGTTTTCAGAATAGTGGCTTTTGTTTATGGAGCTGAAACTAAAGTTAAAGCTGCGAGATTCAAAATCGAAAATGGATTAAGCTATCTTGACCTTCTTGATTTATTAATCTTTGGTCCAGCAGATTATCTTCGTTCGATAAGAATAAATGATGGTCAAACTATTAAATGGTTATCAGGAAAAGTAAGGAGAGATTTGAGAATGGATTCGACAGCATTCTATCAGAAAGCACACGATAAGGAATTTATTGCTTCACTTGGACTTGATGTTCCTTCACTCGAAGGATATTTATTTTCAAAATCTTATCAGATTTATGAACGCTCTGACCCTGAAGAAGTCCTTAAAATCTTTTACGATGCATTGAAAGAATTTTGGACAGATACACTGCAGCAGCGTGCTGATAGTATTAAATTATCAATGCATCAGGTTCTCACTTTAGCTTCGATAATAAAGGGTGAAACAAATGAAATTGATGAGATGCCTCGAATTTCAGGTGTGTATCACAACAGACTAAGAAAAGGTATGAAGTTGCAGGCAGATCCAACAGTTCAATATTTAATGAAAAATGGATGGAAAAGATTAACTTATCAGGATTTAAATATTGATTCGCCTTATAATACTTATCGTTACTTTGGACTTCCACCGGCACCAATCAACAATCCTGGTGCAAATGCAATTTTGGCGGCACTCTATCCTGAAAAACACGACTATTATTTCTTTGTTGCGGATGGAAAGGGAAAACATAAATTTGCAAAGAACTATTCAGAACATTTGAAGAATGTAAGAGAATATCGTAAATGGCTAAGTCAATAA
- a CDS encoding Ig-like domain-containing protein, giving the protein MAKSIKIILESAIGIFLLLGCANQLPPGGGDVDTTPPEIIESYPPDGTVSYKENFFEVKFSEYVDKRSFREAIFISPSVDGEMEIDWTGRTATVSFSNGFKPNLTYVINIGTDVVDLNNRNRMASSFTLTFSTGNEIDRRKISGKVFNKDAEGTMIFAYKIQDDTTNYLNSKPLYISQVGKDGTYKLDGLASAAYRIFAVKDHFKDYLFQVEQDMIGIPYQDVFLSSNDSLFEGLNYFLFKADTNKPRLMESLMTDERHILTKFSEEIDTSSIKADNFRIVDSSAHLVSNILYAFRSLNKKEEIVLVPEEKLNPSDQLFLVAENFSDIEGNVNKSDKVSLIVSDRADTTSIKLVKTHPQSNSKIDFLDSKILIYFDDAFEKENINNAVRLNDSLGNKIPVNISFPDDATLLIKPLLKLKPDYNFILSINLNYFEDANGNKTDSIFQLKFLTLSGLEFTGLSGKVTVQDSSLVLVLESTNNPDKKYFHKAASSSDFSFERIEAGTYRLWAFQDKNNDGKYNYGWFAPFRFSEKFYVYPEELNLRPRWTLTDLLFQIEK; this is encoded by the coding sequence ATGGCTAAGTCAATAAAAATAATTTTAGAATCAGCAATAGGAATCTTTTTACTTCTCGGATGTGCAAACCAATTGCCTCCTGGCGGTGGTGATGTAGATACAACTCCTCCTGAAATAATTGAATCATATCCTCCTGATGGTACTGTAAGTTATAAAGAAAATTTTTTCGAAGTTAAATTTTCCGAATATGTTGATAAACGAAGTTTCAGAGAAGCGATTTTTATTTCTCCTTCAGTAGATGGAGAAATGGAAATAGATTGGACAGGACGAACAGCTACTGTAAGCTTTTCAAATGGTTTCAAACCAAATCTTACTTATGTAATAAACATCGGTACTGATGTTGTTGATCTTAATAACAGAAACAGAATGGCTTCATCATTTACTTTAACTTTTTCAACCGGAAATGAAATTGACAGAAGAAAAATTTCCGGTAAAGTTTTTAATAAGGATGCTGAAGGAACAATGATTTTTGCTTACAAAATACAGGATGATACAACAAATTATCTGAACTCCAAACCATTATACATTTCTCAGGTTGGAAAAGATGGAACTTATAAACTCGACGGTCTGGCTTCTGCAGCTTACAGGATTTTTGCTGTAAAAGATCATTTCAAAGATTATTTGTTTCAGGTAGAACAGGATATGATTGGAATACCTTATCAGGATGTTTTTCTCTCTTCAAATGATTCGTTATTCGAAGGATTAAATTATTTTCTCTTCAAAGCCGATACGAACAAACCAAGATTGATGGAATCTTTGATGACAGATGAGCGACATATTCTTACTAAATTTTCCGAAGAGATTGATACTTCATCTATTAAAGCTGATAATTTCAGAATCGTTGATTCGTCAGCTCATCTTGTATCCAATATTCTTTATGCCTTCAGAAGTTTGAATAAGAAAGAAGAAATCGTACTTGTTCCCGAAGAAAAATTAAATCCATCAGATCAGCTATTCCTTGTTGCAGAAAATTTTTCTGACATCGAGGGAAATGTTAATAAATCTGATAAAGTTTCTTTGATAGTATCGGACAGGGCTGATACAACTTCAATAAAATTGGTTAAAACTCATCCGCAATCAAATTCAAAAATTGATTTTCTTGACAGCAAAATCCTGATTTACTTTGATGATGCGTTTGAAAAAGAAAATATTAATAATGCCGTTCGATTAAACGATTCTTTAGGAAATAAAATTCCTGTGAATATCTCTTTCCCTGATGATGCCACTTTACTGATTAAACCACTTCTGAAACTTAAACCTGATTATAATTTTATTCTGAGTATAAATCTGAATTATTTTGAAGATGCAAACGGAAACAAAACAGATTCAATCTTTCAACTTAAGTTTTTAACTTTAAGTGGTCTTGAATTCACAGGTTTAAGCGGAAAAGTAACTGTTCAGGATAGTAGTCTGGTCTTGGTTTTAGAAAGTACAAATAATCCGGATAAAAAATATTTTCATAAAGCCGCGTCGAGTTCGGATTTTTCTTTTGAACGAATTGAAGCAGGCACTTACCGGCTTTGGGCATTTCAAGATAAAAACAATGATGGTAAATATAACTATGGCTGGTTTGCGCCGTTCAGATTTTCTGAGAAATTTTATGTATATCCTGAGGAATTAAATTTGCGACCAAGATGGACTTTAACAGATTTGCTTTTTCAGATTGAAAAGTAA
- the hutI gene encoding imidazolonepropionase → MKLLTNAEQIVSCNTNGKNFKKGKEQSELEVITSHTIIIENDLIKDIVPTQSVKNPSGYEVIDLRNKIILPGLVECHTHTAFAGSRADEFKMKLDGVHYEEIAAKGGGILKTVNAVREKTLTELVEIIKPRIEEFIAQGITTLEIKSGYGLDFENEIKLLHAIKILDEIYPIEIVPTFLGAHTYPIEFKNHHKVYLEEITNKMIPHIAKNNLAEFCDAFCETTAFSSDEVDMIFVSAKEHGLMLKLHTEQFNNIGGIDVALKYNAVSVDHLEVLKDDDIPKLASADIVCDLLPGVSFFLNYQFAPARKLIDSGAIVALSTDFNPGSSHILNFHLIMQLAALKLRMKIEEIINAVTINAAKSLKRNNKIGSIEIGKKADFSIFDTKEYSDIIYSVGRNLNCMTIKNGEVIFSKQ, encoded by the coding sequence ATGAAACTTCTCACCAACGCAGAACAAATTGTTAGCTGCAATACAAACGGAAAAAATTTCAAAAAAGGTAAAGAACAATCTGAGCTCGAAGTTATTACCTCTCACACAATAATAATTGAAAATGATTTGATAAAAGATATTGTTCCTACTCAAAGCGTTAAGAATCCGTCAGGTTATGAAGTTATTGATTTGAGAAACAAAATTATTCTTCCCGGTCTGGTTGAATGTCATACACACACAGCATTTGCCGGCTCACGAGCAGATGAATTTAAGATGAAACTGGATGGAGTTCATTATGAGGAAATTGCTGCTAAAGGTGGTGGAATTCTAAAAACAGTTAATGCTGTTCGTGAAAAAACTTTAACAGAACTTGTTGAGATAATAAAACCAAGAATCGAAGAATTTATCGCTCAGGGAATAACAACATTAGAAATTAAAAGCGGATATGGACTGGACTTTGAAAATGAAATTAAGCTTCTGCACGCAATAAAAATTCTTGATGAAATCTATCCGATTGAAATTGTACCAACATTTTTAGGTGCTCATACTTATCCGATTGAATTTAAGAATCATCACAAAGTTTATCTGGAAGAAATAACTAACAAGATGATTCCTCATATTGCAAAAAATAATCTTGCTGAGTTTTGTGATGCTTTCTGCGAAACAACTGCATTCAGTTCTGATGAAGTTGATATGATTTTTGTTTCAGCAAAAGAGCATGGTTTGATGCTCAAACTTCACACAGAACAATTTAACAACATTGGTGGAATTGATGTAGCATTGAAGTATAATGCTGTGAGCGTTGACCATCTTGAAGTGTTAAAGGATGATGACATTCCCAAATTAGCTTCTGCTGATATTGTTTGTGATTTACTTCCCGGCGTTTCTTTCTTTCTGAATTATCAGTTTGCACCTGCGAGAAAACTTATTGATTCAGGCGCTATTGTTGCCCTTTCAACTGATTTTAATCCCGGATCATCACACATACTTAATTTTCATTTGATTATGCAACTAGCTGCATTAAAATTGCGGATGAAAATTGAAGAAATAATTAATGCTGTAACAATCAATGCTGCGAAGTCTCTGAAGAGGAATAACAAGATTGGTTCAATTGAGATTGGAAAGAAAGCAGATTTTTCAATATTCGATACAAAAGAATATTCAGATATAATTTACAGTGTTGGTAGAAATCTGAACTGTATGACTATTAAAAATGGTGAAGTAATTTTCAGTAAGCAATAA
- a CDS encoding SPOR domain-containing protein: MKKSELIYIILSSVLFFILNFCSAKPTIRYDEKNKKSESTNEKDIKKETIISDENFDITPYRTEINLTDKKVDLGKSSGEIWYQYDVKDDASVKTKKIKGTMNGFRVQVIATDDLNEANKIQEELKVIKGNNEIYSVFEPPFYKILLGDFKTSDEANSLRFKLNQLGYADSKVVKSTINLFE; this comes from the coding sequence ATGAAGAAGTCTGAATTGATTTACATTATTCTATCATCTGTCTTATTTTTCATACTTAATTTTTGCAGTGCCAAACCAACTATAAGGTATGATGAAAAGAATAAAAAATCTGAGTCGACAAATGAGAAGGATATTAAAAAAGAAACAATAATTTCTGATGAGAACTTCGATATTACTCCTTACAGAACCGAAATTAATTTAACCGATAAAAAAGTCGATTTGGGAAAATCATCAGGTGAAATTTGGTATCAGTATGATGTTAAGGATGATGCTTCTGTAAAAACAAAAAAAATTAAAGGAACAATGAACGGTTTCAGAGTTCAAGTTATTGCCACAGATGATTTGAATGAAGCCAATAAAATACAGGAAGAGTTAAAAGTAATTAAAGGAAATAACGAGATTTATTCAGTGTTTGAACCTCCCTTCTATAAAATTCTTCTCGGAGACTTTAAAACTTCTGATGAAGCAAATTCTTTACGATTCAAACTTAATCAGCTTGGTTATGCTGATTCCAAAGTTGTGAAAAGCACAATAAATTTATTTGAGTAG